The genomic segment TGGAGGGCGGCCACGAGCTCGCCCTCGCCAACGTGCGCCCCGTCGTCGAGGCCGCCGCCGCGATCGGCACCACGGTCACCCTGGACGCCGAGGACCACACCACCCTCGACTCGATGTTCGCCATCCACGAGGAGCTGCGGAAGGACTTCCCGCAGACCGGCTGCGTCATCCAGTCCTACCTGTTCCGCACGGAGGCCGACGCCCGCCGCCTGGCCGCCGCCGGCAGCCGCGTCCGCATCGTGAAGGGCGCCTACAAGGAGCCCGCCGAGGTCGCGTACCAGGACAAGGCGGAGATCGACAAGGCGTACGTGCGGATCATGCGCATCCTCATGGAGGGCGACGGGTACCCGATGATCGGGTCCCACGACCCGCGCCTGATCTCCATCGCGCAGGAGCTCGGACGCCGAGCGGGGCGCAAACTGGACGAGTACGAATTCCAGATGCTGTACGGCATCCGCAGCGACGAGCACCTGCGGCTCGCCGCCGAGGGCCACCGCATGCGGGTGTACACCGCCTACGGCACCGACTGGTACGGCTACTTCATGCGCCGTCTCGCGGAGAAGCCGGCGAACCTCCTCTTCTTCGGCCGCTCCATCCTCACCAAGGGCTGACCTCACCAAGGGCTGAGCTCCCTTTCCCCCGACCCCCCTTAAGGAGATACGGAACTCATGGACGCTGTGACCCAGGTCCCCGCGCCGGTCAACGAGCCGGTGCACGGCTACGCCCCCGGCTCCCCGGAGCGTGCCCGCCTCGAGACCAAGCTCAAGGAGCTCGCCGAGAACCCCATCGAGCTGCCGATGACCATCGGCGGCGAGAAGCGCCTCGGCGGCGGCGAGCCCTTCAAGGTCGTGCAGCCGCACAACCACCAGGCCGTCATCGGCACCGGCCGCGGCGCCACCCAGCAGGACGCCCAGGACGCGATCGACGCCGCCCTGGCCGCCGCCCCCGCGTGGCGCGCGATGTCCTTCGACGACCGTGCCGCGATCATCCTGCGCGCCGCCGAGCTGCTCTCCACGACGTGGCGCGAGACCCTGGCCGCCTCCACGATGCTCGGCCAGTCGAAGACCGCCCAGCAGGCCGAGATCGACACCCCGTGTGAGCTCGTCGACTTCTGGCGCTTCAACGTCAAGTACGCCCGTGACCTGCTCGCCGAGCAGCCCCCGGCCAACGCGACCGGCGTCTGGAACCGTCTGGACCACCGCCCGCTCGAGGGCTTCGTCTACGCGATCACGCCGTTCAACTTCACCGCCATCGCGGGCAACCTCCCCACCGCCCCCGCCCTGATGGGCAACGTGGTCGTGTGGAAGCCGTCCCCGACGCAGACGCACGCCGCCGTGCTGCTCATGCAGCTCCTGGAGGAGGCGGGCCTGCCCAAGGGCGTCATCAACCTCGTCACCGGTGACGGCATCGCCGTCTCCGAGGTCGCCCTGAACCACCGCGACCTGGCCGGCATCCACTTCACCGGCTCGACGCCGACCTTCCAGCACCTGTGGAAGACGGTCGGCGAGAACATCGCGAAGTACCGCACGTACCCGCGTCTCGTCGGCGAGACCGGCGGCAAGGACTTCGTCGTCGCCCACCCGAGCGCCGACCGCGCGATCCTGAAGACCGCGCTGACCCGCGGCTCCTTCGAGTTCCAGGGCCAGAAGTGCTCCGCGACCTCGCGCGCCTACATCCCGGCCTCCATCTGGAACGACGGGTTCAAGGAGGAGTTCGCGGCCGAGGTCGACGGCATCAAGATGGGTGACGTCACCGACCTGTCGAACTTCATCGGCGCCGTCATCGACGACCGCGCGTTCGCCAAGAACAAGGCGGCCATCGACCGCGCCAAGGCCGACGACACCTGCACGATCGTCGCGGGCGGCACCTACGACGACTCGGTCGGCTACTTCGTGCGCCCGACCGTCGTCGAGTGCACTGACCCGGCCAACGAGGTCTTCACGACCGAGTACTTCGGCCCGTTCCTCGCCGTGTACGTGTACGACGACAGCAAGGCCGACGCGTACGACGAGATGCTGACCCAGATGGAGTCGGTGTCCGACTACGCGCTCACCGGCTCGGTCATCGCCAACGACCGCGCCGCGGCCGCGTACACGATGGAGAAGCTCCGCTACGCCGCGGGCAACTTCTACATCAACGACAAGTCGACCGGCGCCGTCGTCGGCCAGCAGCCCTTCGGCGGCGGCCGCGCCTCCGGCACCAACGACAAGGCCGGTGCCCCGCAGAACCTGCAGCGGTGGACGCTGACCCGCGCCATCAAGGAGACGCTGGTCCCGCCGACCGAGTACGGCTACCCGCACATGGGCTGACGCCCACCAGGCCCTGACGGGCCCCCTGAACCCCGCCTCCGATCCGGGCCCCACCCCGATCGGAGGCGGTGTCTTTTTCCGGCTCGTCCGGACCGCGGGTCAGGTGAGGGCTTCGACGGCGATGCGGGTGATGTCCTCCGCGATCCGGTCCTCGCCGGGCGTGTCCGGGTCGAGCCGGGTCGTGTACACGGAGATGACCAGCGGCGCCTGCTTCGGCGGCCAGGCCACGGCGACGTCGTTGACGCCTCCGTAGGCGGGCGAGCCCGTCTTGTCGCCGACCCGCCACTCCTTCGGGACCCCGGCCCTGATCCGCTTGTCGCCGGTGGTGTTCTCCACCAGCCAGCGGGTCAACTGGCCGCGGTCGAGCGGGTGGAGGGCCTTGCCGAGGACGAGCTTGCGCAGGTTCGCGGTCATCGCCGCCGGGGTCGTCGTGTCCCGCCGGTCACCGGGGATGTTGGTGTTGAGGTCGGTCTCCCACCGGTCGAGCCGGGTGCGGGAGTCGCCGAGGGAGCGCGCGAACTCGGTGACACCGGCGGGCCCGCCGATGCGCCGCATCAGCAGATTGGCCGCGGAGTTGTCGCTGTAGGTGATGGTGGCGTCGCACAACTCCCGTACGGTCATGCCCGTTTCGAGGTGCATCTCGGTGCGCGGCGAGTACGTGATGAGGTCGTCGCGCCCATATCTGATGAGTACGTCGAGCAGACCGGGTTCCTGTTCGCGTGCCCGGCGCAGGATCGCCGCGGCCGCCAGGACCTTGAACGTCGAGGCGATGGCGAAGCGTTCGTCCGCGCGGTAAGCGACGACGGCGCCGGTGCCGGTGTGCAGGGCGTGGACGCCTATGCGGCCCGGATAGCTCTCTTCCAGGGCGCGCAGGCGGCGGGCGGCGTCGGAGGGGGTGGCGGAGGCGACGGGGGCCGCGGCGCTCGCGGTGCCGGAGACCGAGAGGAGCACGGGGGCGGCGGCCGCGGTGCCGAGGACGGCGCGGCGGGATGCGGATGGCGTCATGATCCAGACGGTACCGGCAGCGGGTTCCTGGACGCCGCGGTGATCACCTCGTCCAGGACGTCGCGGGCCCGCAGCAACTCGGCGACCTGGCGGTCGATCCTGGCCCGCTCCTCCGTCAGCTCGTCCACCAGCCAGGGGGTCGCGGACGCGGAAGGGCCGCCGTCCTTGTCCCGCATGCACGGAAGCAGCTGCACGATCTTCGCGCTGCACAGGCCCGCCGCGAACAGCTCCTGGATGTGGACGACACGGTCCACGGCGGCCTCCGGGTAGTCGCGGTGACCGCCCGGGGTGCGGTCCGCGTACAGCAGGCCCTGCTCCTCGTAGTAGCGCAGGGACCGCTCGCTCACAGCGGTACGCTTCGCCAGCTCGCCGATCCTCACGCCGTGCTCCTTCGCACTTGAATCTCACACCGGTGTCAGCTTCTACCGTTCCGGCATGACGAACACCGCGCTTCTCTCGCCCTATTCCGCAGGCCCCCTCGGCCTCCTCCGCAACCGCATGGTGATGGCCCCCATGACCCGCGCACGCGCCGCGGAGGACGGCACCCCGCTGCCCGTCGTCGCCGACCACTACGCCCAGCGTGCGGGCGCCGGGCTCATCGTCACCGAGGGCATCTGGCCCAGCAGCCGCGGCCAGAGCGGCTGGCGCTACCCGGGGCTGCAGACCGCCGCCCACGTCGAGGGATGGCGGCGGGTCACCGACGCCGTGCACGCCAAGGGCGGCCGCATCTACGCGCAGCTGATGCACGGCGGCCGCAACGGTCACCCCCTGGCCCGCATCGACGGGGACCTGCCGCTCGCGCCGTCCGCCGTCACGCCGCCCGGCCACGCGCACGGCCCGGACGGCACCAAGCCCGACTACGTCGCCCCGCGCGAGATGACCCGCGACGACATCCGCACGGCGGTACGGGACTTCGTGGACGCCGCCCGCAACGCCGTCGCGGCCGGCTTCGACGGCGTCGAACTGCACGGCGCCAACAGCTACTTGATCCACCAGTTCCTCGCCGACAACACCAACCTGCGCGACGACGAGTACGGGCGGGGCTCCGTCGCCGACCGCATCCGCTTCGCCGTCGAGGTGGTCCGCGCCGTCGCCGACGCCATCGGGGCCGCACGGCTCGGGCTGCGGCTCTCGCCGGGCAACCCGCAGTTCGGCATGGCGGAGGCCGACCCCGGGCCCGTCTACCGCGCGCTGCTCGACGAGCTCGACGGGCTCGGCCTCGCCTACCTCCACCTCACCGACAACGACCGCTACCCGGCCCTCGCCGACCTGCGGCCCCGCTGGCACGGCGTCCTCATCGGCAACGTCGGCGAGAACGGCGACCCGACGACTCGTGAGGCGGGCGAGGCCGTCCTCGCGACCGGCCTCGCCGACCTCGTGTCGTACGGGCGGGGGTTCATCTCCAACCCGGATCTGCCCGAACGGTTCGCCGCGGGAGCACCTCTCCAGGAGATCGACGAGGCCCACCTCTACACGCACGGCGCGGAGGGCTACACCGACTACCCGGCCCTCGCGGACCTCCTGGTCTCCGCTCAGACCTCCACGAGCACCTGATCCAGCGACTTCCGTACGAGATCGGGGACCCGGCAGTCCGCCGCCGGATACCCCACCGGGATCACCGCGAACGCCTTCTCGTTCTCGGGGCGGCCCAGCACCTCCCGCAGGAACCGCATCGGGCTCGGCGTGTGGATGAGCGCGGCGAGGCCCGACAGGTGCAGGGCGGACAGCAGCATCCCCACCGCGATGCCGACCGACTCGTCCACGTAGTAGTGCTTGTGCTTGGTGCCGTCCTCGCCCAGCCAGTACCGCTGCTGGAAGACGACGATCAGGGCGGGCGCGTCCGTCAGATGCGGCTTCACCTCGTCCGTGCCGAGGGGGCGCAGGGCCGCGAGCCACTCCTCGCCGAGGCGCCCGTCGTACGAGATCTGCTCCTCGTGCTCCGCCGCCTCGCGGATGCGGCGGCGGACCTCCGGGTCCTGGACGAGGACGAACGTCCACGGCTGCTGGTGCGCGCCGGACGGCGCGGTCGCCGCGCACGCGATGGCGTCCCGCACGACCTGCTCGGGCACGGGGTCCGGAGCGAACTGCCGCACGGTGCGGCGCTCCTGCATCCGCTCCCTCAACTCGGCCGCGTGCGCCAGGGATTCGGCCACGGGCATGCGGTCCGGGCGGTAGGGGACGGAGCTGTAGGGCTCGCCGTGGATGGGGGTCCACTCTCGCTGCTGCTCGGTGTCAGACATGCTCCGATTCTGGGGTGAGGGACGGTGTCCGCGCCATGGTGCAGACCAATGTGTGATCAGCTCCAGCCACGCACGATCAGGGCCAGACCCACGGCGAACCCGGTGCCGAGCAGGGCCAGATAGAGGGGATAGCGGCGGCGGAGGCGGTGGGCGAGGAAGCCGAGGGCGCCGAAGGCGAGTCCCACGGCGAGGGTGCGGGAGCCGCGCGAGAGGGCCGAGCGGGCCAGCCAGTCGGCCGGGGTGATGTCGGCGCGGCCCGCCTCACGTGCGTACACCTTGAAGGGGATGCCGTTCCAGGGCTGGTGGCGGACGGCCGCCGCGGATGCGACGGCGAGCTCGTGGCGGACCTCGGCGCGCATCCGGTCCGTGGTGAGGGGCTGCGGCAACTGCACGCCGGAGGCCGAGAGTTGAAGGGCGAGCAGGCCTCCGGCGAGGCTGCCCGCGAGCGCCGCCAGCGACAGCTTGAGGGCCCTGCGCGGCGCCGCGACGCACACGATCGCGAGGAACAGCTCCGGCATCAGCGGCCAGCTCAGCGCCTCCGCGCCCGCCCACAGGAAACCGGCGAGCAGCCCCCAGCGGGAGCCCGCGGCCGCGGCGACCCGCTTGCGCGCCGCCGAGTCCGCCAAGGGCTCCTGCGTCGTACGCCGGTGCAGCGCCGCCACCGCGTCGCGGGCCTCGGCCGGAGTGGCCGACGCGGGCAGCGGGGCGCCGACGGCGACGCGGACCAGGGCGGGGCGGAGCCTGCCGTGCTTGGGCAGCAGGCGGTCCGTGCCCGCGATGGCCACCGGCACGACGGGCACGCCCGCGTGCTCCGCGAGGACGAGAGCGCCGCGGTGGAACGACCCCAGTGCGCCGTCCCGGCCGCGCGTGCCCTCGGGGAAGAGGACCACGGCGCGGCCCGCGCGCAGGGCGTCGGTCCTGGTCAGGAGGTCGTCCATGCCGCCACCCGTGCGGCGCACCGGGAAGCCCGCGGCGAGGCGGCTGCAGATCCGGCGCCGCCAGGGGGAGGCGAACCAGTAGTCGGCGGCCGCGCCGATCGCGGGGGAGTGGCGGGCGTCGAGGGCGGCGAGCAGGGCGGCGGTGTCGGCGTGCGAGGAGTGGTTGGCGACGACGACGCAGCCGCCGCGCGGCAGGCGCCCGCGCCGCTCCACGCCTCCGGTGAGGGTGAGCAGGGTCCACCACAGGGCACGGCGCAGGACGGCGGGGAGGGCAAGCCCCTGTGGCGTAACGGCCTTGCAGGTCGGTCGAGTTGGGGAGGGTGTCCTCACAGCGTCACCGCCATCGTCAGCAACAGCGCCACCAGCAGCGAGTCGATCCGGTCGAGCAGGCCGCCGAAGCCGGGCAGCCAGGTGCCCGCGTCCTTCACGCCCGCCTCACGCTTGACCATCGACTCCATGAGGTCGCCGAGGACGCAGCCGACGAGGACGGCGGCCCACAGGACGGGGGTGAAGGCGCCGACCGCAGCCAGGGCGGCGGCGGTTGCCGCGGCCGCGCCCGCGACGCCTGCCCACGTCTTGTCGGGGGAGAGCGGGGAGAGCGCGCGGGCGAGCGGGCCGGTGCGGCCGAGCGCGGTGCCGCCGCACCACGCGCCCACGTCACCGAAGGCCACGGCGACGCCGACGGCCACCGCGGTGTCGCCCAGCAGGACGAGGCCGCACAGCGGGAGCGGGATCCACAGGAGCCCGAAGAGCGTGCGGCACGCGCGCGTGAAGCCTTCGTCCGCGTCCCCGGAGAACAGCGCCACCGCGGCGGCGGCGATCAGGAGAGCGGCGACCGCCCGCAGGTCGAGGGCGTCGGGCGCGGCCCACGCGATGCCGGGCACGGCCACGGCCGCCACCCCGAGCACCGCCCGCTCACCGCGGGGCAGCGCGGCCATCCGCGCGTACTCGCCGACCGCGACCACCCCGAGCCCGGCCGCGAGCGCGAACGCCCCCGCCCGCCCCACGAAGAACGCCCCGAGGAACAGCGGCGCGGCAAGTGCCCAGGTCCGCCACCGCTTGCGCAGCTCGGCCCGCATCCGCACCCGCGAGGGCAGCGCGGCGACGGCGACACCGCCGGCGCCGAGCACCCCGGCGACGACGGGCACGGCCCGCCCCACCGCCTCCCCCGCGACTCCACCCACGACGAGCGCCGCACTCATCGCGCACCGCCGTCCAGCTCGCGCCACAGGCGCCCGAGCCGCAGCGCCGCCGTCAGCGCCGAGCCCGCCGCGAGGACCGCGAGGACCGGCACCGTCCAGCCGGACGCCGCCGCGACCACGACCAGCGCGCAGCGTTCCGTCTTGCCGACCGGGCCGCCGTTGAGGCGGTCCGCGCCCGCCGCCACGCCGGCCAGGGAGACCCACGACGGGAGGGTCGCCGCGAGGCCCGCCGTCGCCACCAGCCACAGCGGGGCCAGCGGCAGGAAACCCGCGAGGACGACCAAGTCGGCCGCGCGGTCGCCGAGTTCGTTGAGGAGCGCGCCCCTGCGCGTCGTACGGCCCGTGGCACGGGCGAGCGCGCCGTCCAGGTTCGCGAAGGCCAGGCGCGCGGCGAGCAGGAGGGCCACCAGTGGCGCCGCGTACCCGGAGGGAACGATGGCGAGGGTCAGCGCTGCGCCCGCGGCGCACACGACACCCGCCAGCGTGAGGGTGTCCGGTGACACCTCGCGGCGGGCCAGCGCCGCGCGCACGCCGGACAACTTGTCCGCGTACCAGGGCTTGAGAGCGTAGAGGCCGTTCATGGCACCGACTCTGCCGCCGTCCGGGCGCGCGCAAATCGGGGTGCGTACTCAGCTGCGGCCTGAGTACCGTAGGGACGTGACCACCCTGCGCAGAGCCCACACCAGTGACCTGACGGCGGCCGAACTCCGGGACGCGCGCGCCCTGATGGACGCCGCCTTCGACGACGACTTCAGCGACCACGACTGGGAGCACGGACTCGGTGGCGTCCACGCCCTCATCCACGACGAGACCGGCGCGCTGCTCGCCCACGGTGCCGTGGTGCAGCGGCGCATCCTGCACGACGGACGCTCCCTGCGGATCGGATACGTCGAAGCGGTCGCCGTCCGGCCCGACCGCCAGCGGCAGGGCCTCGGCGGACAGATCATGGGCGCCCTGGAACAGGTCATCGACGCGGCGTACGAACTCGGCGCGCTCTCCGCGTCCGACGACGGCGCGCGGCTCTACCTCTCGCGCGGCTGGCAGGAGTGGAAGGGCGCGGTCGGCACGCTCGGGCCGACGGGCGTGATCCACATGCCTGATGAGGAGCCCCCGCTGCTCTGGGGTGCGGACCTCGACCCGGCGCACGAGATCCTCATCGACTGGCGTGACGGGGACGTGTACTAGCGGCCGCCATCGGCTGTTCCCGCGCGGACGATCATCTTTCCGCGGTTCTCGCCGCGCAGCATCCCCAGGAACGCGTCCACGATCCCGTCGAACCCCTCGACCACCGTCTCGTCGAGACCGACCCGCCCGCTCTGCAGGTGCGGCACCACGAACTCGTAGAGTTCCTCCTGCAGTTCGTAGTAATCGCGCACGAGGAAGCCCTCCATGCGCAGGCTCTTCTCGACGATGTCGGGGAGGTTGCGCAGCGCGTAGGGCGCGCCCGTCGCGTTGTACTGCGCGATCGTGCCGACCCGTACGATCCGTCCGCGCTCGCGCAGCGTGGAGATCGCGGCCTCCAGGTGCTCGCCGCCCACATTGTCGACGTACACGTCGATGCCGTCGGGCGCCGCCTTCGCGAGGAGGTCGGCGGCCGGCCCCGCGTGGTAGTCGAAGACCTCGTCGTAGCCGACGTGCTCGGTGAGGTACGCCGCCTTCGCCGCCGTGCCCGCGCTGCCCACCAGGCGTCCCGCGCCCATGAGCCGGGCCAGGCGGCCGGTGGCCGTGCCGACTCCGCCCGCCGCCGCGGACACGAACAGGTCCTGGCCCGCGCGGAGTTCGGCGACGCGGGTGAGGCCGACGTAGGCGGTGAGACCCGTGCCGCCGAGGATGCCCAGGTGCGCGGAGAGGGGCACGCCGTCGAAGCGGGGGAGGACGCGCACCTCGTCCGGGGTCACCACGGCGTGCGTGCGCCAGCCCTGACGGTGGGCCACGATGTCGCCCTCGGCGAGGGCGGGGTCGCGGGACTCGACGACGCGGCCGATGGTGCGGCCCTCCAGCGGGGCGTGGAGCGCGAAGTCGCCGTCCATCATTTCGCGGTGGTACGGGTCGACGGACCAGTAGAGGCCTTCGACCAGGGCGGTGCCGGGCGTGGGGCGGGGGAGCGGGGACTCCACGAAGGCGAAGTGGTCGGCGGTGGGGAAGCCGTGGGGGCGGGACGTCTGGTGCACGGTGAGCGCGGTGTCGGTCATGTCCGTGACCGTAGGCAGGAATGCGGCCGCCGGGGAGCGGGTTGCGCTCATGGAACGGCCCGGACCATGAAGGGCCCTCATAGAAGCAGGTGAGCCCCGGTGTCCCGGACGACGACGCCCGCCGATCTCGCGCCGCACGAGCTCCGCATCCTGGTCGCGGTCGACCGCGAGCGCGGGTTCTCGGCCGCCGCGCAGGCCCTGGGCCTGACCCAGTCCGCGGTCTCGCACTCCATCCGCGGCACGGAACGCAAGGTCGGTGCCGTGCTGTTCGAACGCGGCAGGAAGGGGGCGACGCCCACCCCTGCGGGGGCCGCGGCGGCCGCGCACGCCCGGCGCGTGCTGCGGCTCCTCGACACACTGGTCGCGGAGGCGCGGGGGGCCGCCCGGGGCGACGGGGGTGCCGAGGGGAGTGCGACGGAGGGGACGCTGCGCATCGCCGCGTTCCGCAGCGCCGCGCTGCACCTGCTGCCGGCCGCTCTGGCACGGCTCGCCGTGAGCCATCCCGGGATCAGGCCGGAGGTGCGGGTGGTGCGCGAGCTGGGCGCGGGCACGGCGGGGGAGGTCGCCGAGGGGCGCGCCGACGTGGGGATCGCGACGCTCGGGGGCAGCTCACCGGTGCCGCCCGGACTCATCGGCGACGTACTCCTCGAAGAGCCCTACGCGCTGGTGCATCCGGCGGGCCACCCCGACCCGCGCTCGCTGCCGCTGGTGGACTGGCACGAGAACTGCGGCTCGTACACGCGGGAGTGGTGGCGTCGGCAGGACTGGATTCCCTCGGCGACCGTCCTGACCGAGGACGACGGAGCAGTGCTCTCGATGGTGAGCAACGGTCACGGAATGGCGATCATGCCCGCCCTCTCCCTCACCGGAGCACCGGACACCGTTGAGATCACCGATCTCGGAACGGAGCGCCCGACCCGCTCCGTGGGCTATGTCACCACCCCTGAGCTGGCCGTTTCCGTAGCCGTACGCGCCCTGATCCGCGAGCTCAGGGCGGCACGCGCGTGAAGCCCGTCTCAGATAGTAGGAAGTCCGAGTAATCGTGGAGACAGACGCTCCGTCCTCCCTTAGCTTGGAAGAAGCCGAACGTCTCGCTCGATCAAGCGAATGGCGGTCGTGAGCCGGAGCCGCGCGCAGGCGAACCCTGCCGCTCCGTCGCTCCCCGCCCCTCCGGCGTCTCGAACGAATACACCCTTCCCTCAAGGAGTGGATCCCCCATGGCCGAGACGACCGCCCGCCGAGTCCGTCACACCTCCCGCACCAGCGACGCCGAGCGCAGGAACGCCGCCGCCGCCCTCCAGCGAGCCCTCGACCGCCGGGACAACGGCGGCGAGACGGGGCACTGAGTCCGCCGGGCTCACCGAGTCCCGCGCACGACCTCGAAGTGGTCGACGCGTTCGCCGTTCTCGGCGAGCGCGGAGACCGAGAGCCTGGGGCGCGCACCTGCTGTGACCTCGACCGCGAGGAACGAGAAGCCGGTGTAGCGCACCCGCGACCACGCCACGGTGTCGGGGTCGTGACGGCGTGACGTCGTCCAGTGGAAGGTCGCGATGCTCTCGCGATCGTGGACGTTGCCCTCGTAGCTGTCCCGCACCCCCGGACCGAAGCCGTACAGGTCCTTGCCCGCGCCGCCCGCGGTGACATACACGATGCCGTCGCGCGTCGGATCGGTCGACGCGCCGACCGGCACGGGCTTGCCGACCTCGCCGTTCTTGATGGCGTCCGTGCGTTCGTACACGTGGTTGTGGCCGTTGACGACCAAATCCACCTGGTGCCTGGTGAACAGCTCAAGCCACGCGTCGCGCACCCCGCCGTCGGAGGCGTGCGTCGACGTCGAGTACATGCAGTGGTGGAAGAAGACCACCACGAAGTCGACGGTGTCGTCCGCGCGCAGCTCGCGCAGGCGCCGGTCGAGCCAGGCGGTCTGTTTTCCGTCCGTGTAGCCCTTGTTGGCGGGGATCTCGTACGAGACGTCGTTGGCGTCGAGTGCGACGACGCCGACATTCCCGTACCGGAAGGAGTAGACGCCCGGCGCGTTCTCCGGGTCGGGGCCGTTCTCCGGCAGCGACCAGCGGGCGCGCTGCCCGCCGTAGCCGTTCGGCGAGTACCACGCCTCCATGTCGTGGTTGCCGGTGGTCACCATCCACGGCACCGACTTCGCGACGGACTCCGTCTGCGCGAGGAAGGTGTCCCAGACGCGCGCGTCGTACGTGTCCGTCTCCTTGCCGTGCCCCGTGGTGTCCGCGTAACAGATGTCGCCCGCGTGCAGGTGGAACGACGGGTTCTGGCCCAGGATCACCTGGTCGTTGGCGAGCGCGTGGTAGCTGACGCCCTGGTCGCCGAAGGCCGTGAAGACGAACTTCTCCGGGTGCGCGGGCGCGGTCCTGAACGTGCCGAGCGTCGCCATCCGCTCGGGCGACGCCGGGTCGAAGCCGTCGTGGCCGACGCCGTAGTAGTACGTCGTGCCGGGCCGCAGGCCGTCGAGCGCCGCGTGCAGGTAGTACTGCTCGACAGCGGGCAGTTTCTTCGACAGCGACGGGGTGCGCAGGTCGCGCACCTCCGCCTCGACCTTCCGGTCGAGCTCCCAGGGCTTCGTCCCCACGCGTACGTAAGGGGACTTGACGGCGAGCGGCACCTGCCAGGAGATCCGCATCTGCGTCTTCGGGTCGGCGCCGAAGGCGAGGTGCCGGCCGAACGGGGCGACGTACCGGCCGTCGACGCGTACGGGTGCGGGCGTGCCGCTCGTGCCCACGGCGGCGGCCGCGGGCGACCCGTCGGCAGTGCCCGAACTGCCCGCCAGCAGGCCGACCCCGCCCACCGCACCCGCCGTCGCGAACGAACTGGCGAGGACCTTGCGGCGGGAGAACTTCGCGCGCAGGTACTCGTGCTGCTCCGGCATGCTCAGCCGCGCCGCGAGCCGCTCCGGGATGCCGACATCGGGAGTGTCCATGGCAGGGAATTTCCCAGTGGGCCCCAACCCCAGCCCTACGCCCGGGTGAACAGAAGCGGTCCGCCAAGCGGCTGTCCGCATGCCGGACACGTCATGTCATCCCGTGGGACGAAGAGTACGGTGCTTGCATGTCGGCCAGTTCTCGCAGCATCAATCTCGCAGTCATCCCCGGAGACGGCATCGGCCAAGAGGTCGTGGCCCAGGGGCTCAAGGTCCTCAACGCCGTGCTTCCGCAGGATGTGAAGCTCGAGACGAAGGAATTCGACTTCGGTGCCAAGCGGTACCACGCGACCGGTGAGACCCTCACCGACGCCGACGTCGAAGAGCTCAAGCAGCACGACGCGATTCTGCTCGGCGCCATCGGCGACCCCTCGGTCCCGTCCGGTGTCCTGGAGCGCGGCTTCCTGCTGAAGCTCCGCTTCCTCTTCGACCACCACGTCAACCTGCGGCCCTCGAAGCTGCTCCCCGGTGTCGCGACGCCCCTCAAGGGCCAGCCCGAGATCGACTTCGTCGTCGTGCGCGAGGGCACCGAGGGTCCGTACACCGGCAACGGCGGCTCGATCCGCACCGGGACGCCGCACGAGGTGGCCACCGAGGTCTCCGTGAACACCGCGTTCGGTGTGGAGCGCGTGGTCCGCGACGCCTTCGCCCGCGCGC from the Streptomyces venezuelae genome contains:
- a CDS encoding 3-isopropylmalate dehydrogenase; this translates as MSASSRSINLAVIPGDGIGQEVVAQGLKVLNAVLPQDVKLETKEFDFGAKRYHATGETLTDADVEELKQHDAILLGAIGDPSVPSGVLERGFLLKLRFLFDHHVNLRPSKLLPGVATPLKGQPEIDFVVVREGTEGPYTGNGGSIRTGTPHEVATEVSVNTAFGVERVVRDAFARAQARPRKKLTLVHKNNVLAYAGHLWTNVFNRVAKEFPEVTTDYIHVDAATIYLVTDPGRFDVIVTDNLFGDIITDLAAAVSGGIGVAASGNINPSREFPSMFEPVHGSAPDIAGQGKADPSATVLSVGLLLRHLGFEAEAARIEEAVSADLAERGETVRTTEQIGDALAVRVAR